A window of Tautonia plasticadhaerens contains these coding sequences:
- a CDS encoding L-lactate dehydrogenase: protein MMAAGARRGKVGLVGTGMVGSSFAYALMQRSVATELVLVDLDRRRAEGEAMDLNHGLPFVSPMRIRAGDYDDLAGAEAVVITAGRNQRPGETRIDLLQKNAEVIADIVPMVAAAAPDSVIVVASNPVDVLTQIAADCAGLPEGRVIGSGTVLDTARFRVLLGEHFAVNPRSVHAYVIGEHGDTQVPVWSLADIGGVRIDHFVGPGGRQKSEVDRDRIAEQTRRAAYEIIQRKQATYYAIGLGLLGVVEAILRDQKTVITVCSPMLGRCGIEVRMSASLPTVVGRSGAEHVVELPLSDEEAEAFRHSVRTLRASLDQVRRG from the coding sequence ATGATGGCCGCAGGGGCGAGGCGGGGGAAGGTGGGACTGGTCGGCACGGGGATGGTCGGCAGCTCGTTCGCCTACGCCCTGATGCAGCGGAGCGTGGCCACGGAGCTGGTCCTCGTGGACCTCGACCGCCGGAGGGCCGAGGGGGAGGCGATGGACCTCAACCACGGCCTGCCGTTCGTCAGCCCGATGCGGATCCGGGCCGGGGACTACGACGACCTGGCCGGGGCCGAGGCGGTGGTGATCACCGCCGGGAGGAACCAGCGGCCGGGGGAGACGCGGATCGACCTCCTGCAGAAGAACGCGGAGGTGATCGCGGACATCGTGCCGATGGTGGCGGCCGCCGCGCCCGACTCGGTGATCGTGGTGGCGAGCAACCCGGTGGACGTGCTGACGCAGATCGCCGCCGACTGCGCGGGATTGCCCGAGGGCCGGGTGATCGGCTCGGGGACGGTGCTCGACACGGCCCGGTTCCGGGTGCTGCTGGGGGAGCACTTCGCCGTGAACCCGAGGAGCGTGCACGCCTACGTCATCGGCGAGCACGGCGACACCCAGGTCCCCGTCTGGAGCCTGGCGGACATCGGCGGGGTCCGGATCGACCACTTCGTCGGGCCGGGCGGGCGGCAGAAATCGGAAGTCGACCGCGATCGGATCGCCGAGCAGACCCGTCGCGCCGCGTATGAGATCATCCAGCGGAAGCAGGCGACCTACTATGCCATCGGCCTCGGCCTGCTCGGGGTGGTGGAGGCGATCCTCCGGGACCAGAAGACGGTGATCACCGTCTGCTCGCCGATGCTGGGCCGTTGCGGGATCGAGGTGCGGATGTCGGCCAGCCTGCCGACGGTGGTCGGACGGTCGGGGGCGGAGCACGTCGTCGAGCTACCGCTCTCCGACGAGGAGGCCGAGGCGTTCCGTCATTCGGTGCGAACCCTACGAGCAAGCCTGGACCAGGTCCGGCGGGGGTGA
- a CDS encoding cyclase family protein, which yields MCRIYDLSPPISPRLKVWPGDTPPSREVLSDMKRGDGLTLSTLHATVHLGSHVDGPNHYGLDAPGVDSLPLDTFVGPCQVIRPRVVQGEAVGSGHLPDGALPPRVLIDTGTHPDPEAFPEVFAPLDPALIDTLADRGVVLVGTDAPSVDRFDSKDLPTHWRCLERGVTILEGVCLGGVPEGDYELIALPLRLVGFDASPVRAVLRTLPRG from the coding sequence ATGTGCCGGATCTACGACCTCTCGCCGCCGATCTCCCCCCGACTCAAGGTCTGGCCGGGGGACACGCCGCCGAGCCGGGAGGTGCTCTCGGACATGAAGCGGGGGGACGGCCTCACGCTGTCGACCCTGCACGCGACGGTCCACCTGGGTTCGCACGTCGACGGGCCGAACCACTACGGGCTCGATGCGCCCGGGGTCGATTCGCTCCCGCTGGACACGTTCGTGGGGCCCTGCCAGGTGATCCGGCCTCGCGTCGTCCAGGGGGAGGCGGTCGGGTCGGGCCACCTGCCGGACGGAGCCCTCCCGCCCCGGGTCCTGATCGACACCGGAACACACCCGGATCCGGAGGCGTTCCCGGAGGTCTTCGCGCCGCTGGACCCGGCGCTGATCGACACGCTCGCCGATCGGGGCGTGGTGCTGGTCGGCACCGACGCGCCGAGCGTCGACCGGTTCGACTCCAAGGACCTGCCCACCCACTGGAGATGCCTGGAGCGGGGGGTGACCATCCTCGAAGGGGTGTGTCTCGGGGGAGTCCCCGAGGGGGATTACGAACTGATCGCGCTGCCCCTTCGCCTGGTGGGCTTCGACGCGAGCCCCGTCCGGGCCGTGCTGAGGACCTTGCCCCGTGGCTGA
- a CDS encoding aminotransferase class V-fold PLP-dependent enzyme: MAEPTPDDPLLAYRGRFPILGRTNYLISNSLGAVPEGVEEALRAYFRTWADRGVRAWEESWWEMASAVGDLVAPLIGAGPGEVVFQPSVTIAHAVLFSCFDYRGGRPKVVTDAMHFPSVKYLIDQQCGLGAEVVDVPSEDGIAVDSGRVAGEIDDRTAFVNVSHVLFKSSFIHDVNAIAERARGVGAVSIVDGYQAVGAIPVDVKALGVDAYIGGCLKWLCGGPGAAFLWVRPGLREVLAPRLTGWMAHPKPFAFEPTLERRADAWRFLHGTPNIPALHAARPGLEIIREAGIGAIREKSIRQTGQLIALAGERGYRCNVPRDPDRRGGTVALDVPNGLAVSRALKAREILCDYRPGAGIRLSPHFYTRDEELEEAVGAISEILESGSWRTFAGTSGAVT; encoded by the coding sequence GTGGCTGAACCGACGCCCGACGACCCGCTTCTGGCCTACCGGGGACGTTTCCCGATCCTGGGGCGGACGAATTACCTCATCAGCAATTCCCTGGGGGCGGTGCCGGAGGGGGTGGAGGAGGCGCTCAGGGCCTATTTCCGGACCTGGGCCGACCGGGGGGTGCGGGCCTGGGAGGAATCCTGGTGGGAGATGGCCTCGGCCGTCGGGGACCTGGTCGCCCCCCTGATCGGCGCGGGGCCGGGGGAGGTCGTGTTCCAGCCGAGCGTGACGATCGCCCACGCCGTCCTGTTCAGCTGCTTCGATTATCGGGGAGGGCGCCCGAAGGTCGTCACCGACGCGATGCACTTCCCTTCGGTCAAATACCTGATCGACCAGCAGTGCGGCCTCGGCGCCGAGGTGGTGGATGTGCCTTCGGAGGACGGGATCGCGGTCGACTCGGGACGGGTCGCCGGGGAGATCGACGACCGGACGGCGTTCGTGAACGTCTCGCATGTCTTGTTCAAGAGTTCATTCATCCACGACGTGAACGCAATCGCCGAGCGGGCGAGGGGGGTCGGGGCGGTCTCGATCGTCGACGGCTACCAGGCGGTCGGGGCGATCCCGGTGGACGTGAAGGCCCTGGGGGTCGACGCCTACATCGGCGGCTGCCTGAAGTGGCTCTGCGGCGGGCCGGGGGCGGCCTTCCTCTGGGTGCGGCCGGGATTGCGGGAGGTGCTGGCCCCCCGGCTGACGGGCTGGATGGCTCATCCGAAGCCCTTCGCCTTCGAGCCGACCCTGGAGCGTCGGGCCGACGCCTGGCGGTTCCTGCACGGCACGCCGAACATCCCGGCGTTGCACGCCGCGAGGCCGGGCCTGGAGATCATCCGGGAGGCGGGCATCGGGGCGATCCGGGAGAAGTCCATCCGCCAGACGGGGCAGCTCATCGCGCTGGCGGGCGAACGGGGGTACCGCTGCAACGTCCCCCGGGATCCCGACCGACGGGGGGGGACGGTCGCCCTCGACGTGCCGAACGGCCTGGCGGTCTCCCGGGCGCTCAAGGCCCGGGAGATCCTCTGCGACTACCGGCCGGGGGCGGGGATCCGGCTCTCCCCGCACTTCTACACCCGGGACGAGGAGCTGGAGGAGGCCGTCGGGGCGATCTCCGAGATCCTCGAATCCGGGTCGTGGCGCACCTTCGCCGGGACCTCGGGCGCCGTGACCTGA